One part of the Desulfonema ishimotonii genome encodes these proteins:
- a CDS encoding dockerin type I repeat-containing protein, with amino-acid sequence MKNGKNDCRLSEYGKERRYGFCFTLLMVVFLMLPSSAPAETITLYDSTSGSLPGAQGWVFAALPLPNSVAQNFDADTGAAHLDTTTKTGDSAGYFSSIPEYELGPGMTSPARSHPDMPDNLDRAAGFVVSFEVRIDSEAHNYEHRAGFSVIVTSDDFAKAIELGFWEGEIWAQEGGTENLFTHAEGVARDTRSQMTLYALKVEGDTYELSADGTPILSGPLRDYSAFSGAPPLNYPYQTPNFIFLGDDTSSASAAIRLKSVRVTLPVTVPGDADGSRGVDLRDAILILKILAGSEISGTEIELSADVDGDGMLGIADVVYILRAIGQGTN; translated from the coding sequence ATGAAGAATGGTAAAAATGATTGCAGGCTATCCGAATATGGAAAAGAGAGGCGATATGGTTTCTGTTTCACACTTCTGATGGTTGTGTTCCTGATGCTGCCATCTTCCGCCCCTGCTGAAACCATCACCCTCTACGACAGCACCTCCGGTTCCCTGCCTGGGGCTCAGGGCTGGGTATTTGCAGCGCTGCCTCTTCCAAACTCGGTTGCACAGAATTTTGACGCCGACACCGGGGCCGCCCATCTTGACACAACTACGAAAACCGGTGATTCCGCCGGTTATTTCAGCAGCATACCTGAATATGAACTCGGTCCGGGGATGACAAGCCCTGCCCGGTCTCATCCGGATATGCCCGACAACCTTGACCGGGCGGCCGGCTTTGTTGTGTCATTTGAAGTCCGTATCGACAGCGAAGCGCACAATTATGAACACCGGGCCGGATTCAGCGTGATCGTCACCAGTGATGACTTTGCAAAGGCCATTGAGCTGGGGTTCTGGGAGGGCGAAATATGGGCACAGGAGGGGGGAACGGAGAATCTGTTTACCCACGCCGAAGGGGTCGCCCGGGACACCCGAAGTCAGATGACCCTGTATGCGCTGAAAGTGGAGGGGGATACCTACGAGCTCTCCGCAGACGGCACGCCGATTCTGAGTGGCCCCCTGCGCGACTATTCGGCCTTTTCCGGCGCCCCGCCCCTGAACTATCCCTACCAGACGCCGAATTTCATTTTCCTGGGAGATGACACCTCATCGGCCAGTGCGGCCATCCGGCTGAAATCCGTCCGAGTGACACTGCCGGTTACGGTTCCGGGGGATGCGGACGGAAGCCGTGGGGTGGATCTGCGGGACGCCATTCTGATTCTGAAAATCCTGGCAGGCTCGGAGATCAGCGGGACGGAAATTGAGCTGAGTGCCGACGTGGACGGGGACGGAATGCTCGGCATTGCGGACGTGGTTTACATTTTGCGGGCCATCGGACAGGGGACGAACTGA
- a CDS encoding alpha/beta fold hydrolase, translating into MSVLHTEDLEIYYEINGKGNLLVLIHGLGSGTRDWENQVPALARHHRVITFDVRGHGRTGAPPGPYSVPLFASDTARLMEALGVGPAHIAGLSMGGMIAFQLALDRPELVRSLSIINSGPELILHTVGERAVFCHRKLIVRVFGMRQMGKMLAKNLLPEPGQKALARRLVRRWGRNDRRAYLAALDAIIGWSVADRIHTITCPTLIMSADKDYTPVAWKAQYAARIPGAELVIIRNSRHLSPLDQPVQVNRALAEFLSQGG; encoded by the coding sequence ATGTCTGTTTTGCACACAGAAGATTTAGAGATTTATTACGAAATTAACGGCAAAGGCAACCTCCTTGTACTGATCCACGGGCTGGGGTCCGGCACCCGCGACTGGGAAAATCAGGTTCCCGCTCTCGCACGGCATCACCGGGTGATCACCTTTGATGTGCGCGGGCACGGGCGGACGGGAGCGCCCCCCGGCCCTTACAGCGTGCCGCTTTTCGCATCGGACACGGCCCGGCTGATGGAAGCCCTGGGTGTGGGACCGGCTCACATCGCCGGGCTTTCAATGGGCGGCATGATCGCCTTCCAGCTTGCCCTTGACCGGCCGGAGCTGGTCCGAAGCCTGAGCATCATCAACAGCGGACCGGAGCTGATCCTGCACACCGTCGGTGAGCGGGCCGTGTTCTGCCACAGGAAACTCATTGTCCGTGTCTTCGGAATGCGCCAGATGGGGAAGATGCTGGCGAAGAACCTCCTGCCAGAGCCGGGCCAGAAGGCACTGGCGCGGCGGCTGGTGCGGCGGTGGGGCAGAAATGACCGGCGCGCATATCTGGCCGCACTGGATGCGATTATCGGGTGGAGCGTGGCGGACCGGATTCACACCATCACCTGTCCGACCCTGATCATGAGCGCAGATAAGGACTATACGCCCGTGGCGTGGAAGGCGCAGTATGCCGCCCGGATTCCCGGCGCGGAGCTGGTGATTATCCGAAATTCCCGGCACCTGTCACCCCTGGATCAGCCGGTGCAGGTCAATCGTGCGCTGGCCGAATTTCTGTCCCAAGGAGGATAA
- a CDS encoding IS630 family transposase encodes MRKKRSLNIRTHIFMPEETETLKRYRDGQKDYRLKLRFIALLLIAGNTGTEIVAAAVGKDIRTVETWYGKYLTHGPDALNSFQYQPKRCFLSDDQLADMIAWVKKELPSDTKVICHYIREQTGIAYCQSAVAKLLKKNGLRRLRPKLIPGKPPSEKEQTDFIEKYEKLRKSAADPESGRVVIFCDAMHFVHQTVPATCWGDPSERPVLKANSGRQRLNIMGGYDPVTCKLIHETDEKNCDSEKAIIFFKKLLRTYPKASMIKVFADNATYFHARNTQEWLEKNPRISLYFLPAYAPNLNLIERLWRFAKGKLIRNTYYEKYKTFRCHVFRLLNNIHNYESELSSLMVEKFQIIRQ; translated from the coding sequence ATGAGGAAAAAACGCTCTCTGAATATCAGAACCCATATTTTCATGCCGGAAGAAACCGAAACCCTGAAAAGGTACCGTGACGGCCAGAAGGATTACCGCCTGAAACTCCGCTTCATAGCGCTTCTGCTGATCGCCGGCAATACCGGAACCGAAATTGTGGCCGCGGCAGTCGGAAAAGATATCAGAACCGTGGAAACATGGTACGGAAAATATCTTACGCATGGTCCCGATGCCCTGAATTCCTTTCAGTACCAACCGAAACGGTGCTTTCTGTCAGATGATCAGCTCGCAGACATGATCGCATGGGTGAAAAAAGAACTCCCTTCCGATACGAAAGTCATCTGTCATTATATAAGGGAACAGACCGGGATTGCCTACTGCCAAAGTGCGGTTGCGAAGCTCCTTAAAAAAAACGGACTGAGACGACTCCGTCCGAAGCTGATTCCGGGAAAACCTCCGTCCGAAAAAGAACAAACCGATTTTATTGAAAAATATGAGAAACTCCGCAAATCCGCCGCCGATCCGGAGTCCGGCAGAGTCGTCATTTTCTGCGATGCCATGCACTTCGTTCATCAGACCGTGCCCGCGACATGTTGGGGAGATCCGTCCGAACGACCTGTTTTAAAAGCAAATTCCGGGCGTCAGCGCCTGAATATCATGGGCGGATATGATCCCGTGACCTGTAAGCTGATACATGAGACCGACGAAAAAAACTGTGACTCCGAAAAAGCGATCATTTTTTTCAAAAAACTGCTCAGAACCTATCCGAAAGCCAGTATGATAAAGGTTTTTGCTGATAATGCCACTTATTTTCATGCCCGGAACACACAGGAATGGCTTGAAAAAAATCCCCGGATCAGTTTGTATTTTCTCCCGGCCTATGCTCCGAACCTGAATCTGATCGAACGCCTTTGGCGTTTTGCAAAAGGGAAACTGATCAGAAACACATATTATGAGAAATACAAGACGTTCCGGTGTCATGTTTTTCGTCTTCTGAATAATATACATAATTATGAAAGTGAGTTATCATCTCTTATGGTAGAAAAATTTCAGATAATTCGCCAATAA
- a CDS encoding methyl-accepting chemotaxis protein, translating to MNSERMKQARFGITVKTSFLNGLIVFGLLLIASIFLFRFESDIADFVIFQSIGTTEKVIEEQGARQKKNFRNDLKANAEIAGEMASMFLYNIDERGLRTSIRPYMKMEWVSAIRVTDADGLPFVALWRAEDTGEVKFDDALPDKFKAEGALFVEQGVVRKGERLGQLQIFYTEAPLQENLARSKQDAQKKNRGFEETVKQRIRKAFVTQVVIILCIVLGLILGITGGLNTVAIRPIRKIIDALSISAEQFSSASGQISSGSQSLAQLASQQASEVQETVASLSAISLMIKQNAEHSGIARKLMTEVNQEIRSANASIDELTASMTGIADASKDTFRIIKTIDEIAFQTNLLALNAAIEAARAGEAGAGFGVVAEEVRSLALRTAEAARNTSGLIEGTVEKIRQGGMLMDRTNAVFVNVSDSSAKVGELVSEIAAASEEQARSIDQINESTDRIDRGTQQNAANAEESASASEEMSAQAEQMKDIIVSLEAIVCGRRDPGKTVAEE from the coding sequence ATGAATTCAGAACGTATGAAACAGGCCCGATTCGGAATTACTGTAAAAACATCTTTCCTGAACGGCCTCATTGTCTTCGGCCTGTTGCTGATCGCCAGTATTTTTCTGTTCAGATTTGAATCTGATATCGCTGATTTTGTCATTTTTCAGAGCATTGGCACAACAGAGAAGGTCATTGAAGAGCAGGGCGCACGGCAGAAAAAGAATTTCCGGAACGACCTGAAGGCAAATGCCGAGATTGCCGGTGAAATGGCATCCATGTTTTTATATAATATTGACGAAAGAGGGCTGAGAACCTCAATCCGTCCCTATATGAAAATGGAATGGGTCAGCGCCATCCGGGTCACAGATGCGGATGGCCTCCCCTTTGTTGCCCTCTGGAGAGCAGAGGACACCGGAGAAGTGAAATTCGACGACGCGCTCCCGGATAAATTTAAGGCGGAAGGGGCGCTTTTCGTTGAACAGGGGGTTGTCCGCAAGGGGGAGCGACTGGGGCAGTTGCAGATTTTTTATACGGAAGCGCCGTTGCAGGAAAATCTGGCCCGCAGCAAACAGGACGCCCAGAAAAAAAACAGGGGATTTGAAGAAACCGTCAAACAGCGCATCCGAAAGGCATTTGTGACCCAGGTGGTCATCATTCTGTGCATCGTCCTCGGCCTGATTCTGGGGATCACCGGCGGCCTCAACACCGTGGCCATCCGGCCTATTCGGAAAATCATTGATGCGCTCAGTATCTCCGCCGAACAGTTTTCCAGCGCGTCCGGGCAGATTTCATCCGGCAGTCAGTCCCTGGCCCAGCTGGCGTCCCAGCAGGCCAGCGAAGTGCAGGAAACCGTCGCGTCCCTGTCGGCCATATCCCTGATGATCAAACAGAATGCGGAACATTCCGGCATTGCCCGGAAGCTTATGACGGAGGTCAATCAGGAGATCCGGTCCGCCAATGCGTCCATAGACGAGCTGACAGCCTCCATGACGGGCATTGCCGATGCCAGCAAAGACACCTTCAGAATTATCAAAACCATTGATGAAATTGCATTCCAAACCAATTTGCTGGCACTCAATGCGGCCATTGAGGCCGCACGGGCCGGTGAGGCCGGGGCCGGATTCGGTGTGGTGGCCGAGGAGGTGCGCAGCCTGGCCCTGCGCACAGCCGAAGCGGCACGGAATACGTCCGGCCTGATCGAGGGAACGGTGGAGAAAATACGCCAGGGCGGCATGCTGATGGACAGGACCAATGCGGTATTTGTCAACGTCTCAGACAGCTCTGCCAAGGTCGGCGAACTGGTCAGCGAGATCGCCGCAGCGTCGGAGGAACAGGCCCGGTCCATAGATCAGATTAATGAATCCACAGACCGCATCGACCGGGGCACCCAGCAAAATGCCGCCAATGCCGAAGAGTCGGCCAGCGCTTCCGAGGAGATGAGCGCCCAGGCCGAGCAGATGAAGGATATCATTGTGTCACTTGAGGCGATCGTCTGCGGCAGACGCGATCCCGGAAAAACCGTGGCAGAAGAATGA
- a CDS encoding methyl-accepting chemotaxis protein: MLKKFNLRNRMLVSILLATFFSFAFTVCYIKSKTATMAEADAMEKSAEIVHRYSGLLKSEMENALDISRTVAQTFETFLDSGQVPERPVLNRLLRHILEGHPGFMGIWTYWEPNALDNRDTEFASAPGHDAAGRYLPWLNRVSGEIRLMSFGDRSAEGAEDEYLRAKEVGREAVFNPALHTADGKTTLFTTLTVPVRHNGVVKGVVGIDMDLSFLSRLIRDGRPFETGYLAALSNDGTMFSHPKKEAVGKNVSDFEEDRQIITAIRQGKEYILHKTALATGAKSFQIFTPFSVGDTGTPWSLCIVVPHDKITEQARQMGKIIIGIGCFSLFMLMIIIIFTARSVVEPVSRVVERLSTGAEQVASASDRISSSSQQLMKNASEQAGIADRISQTFRHIMGMIRKNGESAKLMQDSRFEAINAIRAANRSMSATREAMDMIRSKGGEIENIVRTIDEIAFQTNLLALNAGIEAARAGQAGAGFAVVAEEVRSLALRSAEAARTTQLLVEKTVKEIQNGAQLVEKTQAAFRLAVENNKKVAKFIDEIARNSFGQTQGVEQVNQDIEDIDRVISRNIANGEASAAASDELSTQAEQVNDAAHHLLGIVEGHSVRNGDTTPLQIVIQG; the protein is encoded by the coding sequence ATGTTAAAAAAATTTAATCTCAGAAACCGGATGCTGGTGTCCATACTTCTGGCAACCTTTTTTTCGTTTGCGTTTACAGTATGTTATATCAAAAGCAAGACTGCGACGATGGCGGAGGCCGATGCTATGGAAAAATCGGCTGAAATCGTCCATCGGTACAGCGGCCTTCTGAAATCCGAGATGGAAAACGCCCTGGACATCTCCCGGACGGTGGCGCAGACGTTTGAAACCTTTCTTGACAGCGGACAGGTTCCGGAAAGGCCGGTTCTGAACCGGCTCCTCCGCCACATCCTTGAGGGCCATCCCGGATTCATGGGGATATGGACATATTGGGAACCAAATGCGTTGGATAACCGGGATACTGAATTTGCCAGTGCGCCCGGCCACGATGCCGCAGGCCGGTACCTTCCATGGCTGAACCGGGTTTCCGGGGAGATCCGGCTGATGTCGTTTGGGGATCGTTCTGCGGAGGGGGCGGAAGATGAGTATCTGCGTGCGAAAGAAGTGGGCAGAGAGGCCGTTTTTAACCCGGCCCTTCATACGGCTGACGGGAAGACAACGCTCTTCACAACCCTGACGGTGCCGGTCCGGCATAACGGCGTTGTAAAGGGCGTGGTCGGCATCGATATGGATCTGTCTTTTCTGAGCCGTCTTATCCGGGACGGCAGGCCCTTTGAAACCGGATACCTGGCTGCCCTGTCAAACGACGGGACCATGTTCAGCCACCCCAAAAAAGAGGCGGTTGGGAAAAATGTATCGGATTTTGAGGAAGACCGGCAGATCATAACGGCGATCCGTCAGGGGAAGGAATACATCCTCCATAAGACGGCGCTTGCCACGGGGGCGAAGAGCTTTCAGATCTTCACACCGTTCTCTGTCGGCGACACCGGGACGCCCTGGAGCCTGTGTATCGTTGTGCCCCATGACAAGATCACGGAGCAGGCCCGCCAGATGGGCAAAATCATCATCGGCATCGGCTGTTTTTCACTTTTTATGCTGATGATCATCATCATTTTCACGGCCAGAAGCGTGGTTGAGCCGGTCTCCCGGGTGGTCGAAAGACTGAGTACGGGGGCGGAACAGGTCGCATCAGCCTCTGACCGGATTTCATCCTCCAGTCAGCAGCTGATGAAAAACGCATCGGAACAGGCGGGCATTGCAGATCGGATCTCCCAGACGTTCCGCCATATCATGGGCATGATCCGGAAGAACGGTGAAAGTGCAAAGCTGATGCAGGACTCCCGGTTTGAAGCGATCAACGCCATACGGGCGGCCAACCGGTCCATGTCCGCCACGCGGGAGGCAATGGACATGATCCGGTCCAAAGGCGGGGAAATTGAAAATATTGTCAGGACCATTGATGAAATTGCCTTTCAGACCAATCTGCTGGCGCTGAACGCCGGGATTGAGGCCGCCAGGGCCGGTCAGGCCGGGGCCGGATTCGCCGTGGTGGCCGAGGAGGTGCGCAGTCTGGCCCTGCGCTCTGCCGAGGCTGCCCGGACCACCCAGTTGCTGGTCGAAAAGACCGTAAAAGAGATTCAGAACGGGGCTCAGCTGGTTGAAAAAACCCAGGCTGCCTTCCGCCTGGCCGTTGAAAATAATAAAAAGGTTGCAAAATTTATTGACGAAATCGCCCGGAATTCTTTCGGACAGACTCAGGGCGTTGAACAGGTCAATCAGGACATTGAGGATATCGACCGGGTGATTTCGCGCAATATCGCCAACGGTGAGGCCTCAGCGGCGGCATCAGATGAGCTGAGTACCCAGGCGGAACAGGTGAACGACGCCGCACACCACCTGCTGGGGATTGTTGAAGGGCATTCTGTTCGCAACGGGGACACCACCCCCCTTCAGATCGTTATACAGGGATAA
- a CDS encoding dynamin family protein codes for MEKRFERAITLLQQAGYGDIAARLESELAAMRADTYKIAVVGEFKTGKSTLINRIFLKEEVLFTDILEATAIPTEISYCPERRLEIVPYAKDAPGSRGPAVIAPVADSEAIRACTSADTPEERARLARETERVRLGWPAPNLEGLTLFDTPGINSINAAVIATTWRILPESDLVLFVTSARQLSHAETAFLSGRVLAEGITRAMIVVTCDPDAGELSAADRDRLRKGIQNQLAHIGCGAMPVTLVNIRDGFAPDRTAEGGFSYRITQPDSPRKRQAGRQAVNDIIGDLLGETPSPLPAEPARKPPAADGFGALEETLIRFLRENVRPGREEKAGRVLAAQIQLARVRCEAALSMMDKNDAERRQVLADLRAREAEMRLKYDRLTAEFQDALRAIQGRFAGDADAGMAKIAHDYVAGFEACEGIGELQARLKNAQTLLKRDMEQMLFAAARQAETETRALVAQYGIRSRILLNPWQSEVSRMLNIEAGILSRIPPFAILAADIMLFVRFGPFGPLADILIRLVAHYIPLLNRALPASVAASVLRRKIRVALTARFETLRPELSAQAEAAFGEMRDALITQWHVYAEAQLTAVRTSVADSVGQPVDREEQIRLSRLRAELTDLAHGIHQ; via the coding sequence ATGGAAAAACGGTTTGAGCGGGCCATAACGCTGTTGCAGCAGGCCGGTTACGGCGATATTGCAGCACGGCTTGAAAGCGAACTGGCGGCCATGAGGGCCGACACATACAAAATTGCCGTGGTGGGGGAATTCAAGACCGGCAAATCGACCCTCATCAACCGGATTTTTCTTAAAGAAGAGGTGCTCTTCACCGATATCCTGGAGGCCACGGCCATTCCCACGGAAATCTCTTACTGCCCGGAAAGGCGGCTGGAGATTGTCCCCTATGCCAAAGATGCTCCCGGTTCGCGCGGTCCCGCCGTCATCGCTCCTGTTGCCGATAGTGAGGCCATCAGGGCCTGTACATCGGCAGACACCCCCGAAGAACGTGCCCGGCTGGCCCGGGAGACCGAACGGGTCCGGCTCGGCTGGCCTGCACCCAATCTGGAAGGCCTCACCCTTTTTGACACACCGGGCATCAATTCCATCAACGCTGCGGTCATCGCCACCACCTGGCGCATTCTCCCCGAATCTGATCTGGTCCTCTTTGTCACATCCGCCAGACAGCTCTCCCATGCGGAGACGGCGTTTCTCTCCGGCCGGGTTCTCGCCGAAGGCATTACCCGGGCGATGATCGTTGTCACCTGTGACCCGGATGCGGGCGAGTTGTCGGCAGCGGACCGGGACCGCCTGCGGAAGGGCATTCAGAACCAGCTGGCCCACATCGGCTGCGGGGCGATGCCGGTCACACTGGTGAACATCCGGGACGGTTTTGCCCCGGACCGCACGGCTGAAGGGGGATTCTCATACCGGATCACGCAGCCGGACAGCCCCCGGAAAAGGCAGGCGGGCCGTCAGGCTGTAAACGATATCATCGGCGATCTGCTGGGCGAAACGCCGTCACCTCTGCCTGCCGAACCTGCCCGGAAGCCGCCTGCCGCAGACGGTTTCGGTGCGCTGGAAGAGACGCTGATCCGATTTCTGCGGGAGAATGTCCGCCCCGGAAGGGAGGAGAAGGCGGGCCGCGTTCTGGCGGCGCAGATTCAACTGGCCCGGGTCCGGTGTGAGGCCGCCCTCTCAATGATGGACAAAAATGATGCGGAGCGGCGTCAGGTGCTGGCCGATCTCCGTGCCAGAGAGGCAGAAATGCGCCTGAAATACGATCGGCTGACAGCCGAGTTTCAGGACGCCCTGCGGGCGATTCAGGGCCGGTTTGCCGGAGATGCGGATGCGGGGATGGCGAAAATTGCCCATGACTATGTGGCCGGATTCGAGGCCTGCGAGGGGATCGGGGAATTGCAGGCCCGGCTGAAAAACGCTCAGACACTTCTGAAGCGGGACATGGAGCAGATGCTCTTTGCGGCGGCCCGCCAGGCCGAGACCGAAACCCGTGCGCTTGTGGCGCAATACGGCATCCGGAGCCGGATATTGCTTAACCCCTGGCAGTCGGAAGTGAGCCGGATGCTGAACATCGAGGCCGGGATTTTATCCCGGATTCCCCCCTTTGCAATTCTGGCCGCAGACATCATGCTGTTTGTGCGGTTCGGCCCCTTCGGCCCCCTGGCGGATATCCTGATCCGTCTGGTCGCCCATTACATTCCCCTCCTGAACAGGGCATTGCCCGCTTCTGTGGCCGCCAGCGTCCTCCGGCGGAAGATCCGGGTCGCCCTCACGGCCCGGTTTGAAACGCTCCGACCGGAGCTGTCGGCACAGGCTGAGGCGGCCTTCGGGGAGATGCGCGACGCCCTGATCACCCAATGGCATGTGTATGCGGAAGCCCAGCTCACGGCGGTCAGGACGAGTGTGGCGGATTCGGTCGGGCAGCCCGTGGACCGGGAAGAGCAGATCCGCCTCAGCCGCCTCCGGGCCGAGCTGACGGATCTGGCCCACGGAATTCATCAGTGA
- a CDS encoding TIGR00153 family protein, with amino-acid sequence MRIPFLSLFITSPFDGLQEHAEKVKECAWIFQHAIECHMVHNCKSFTGLREEVIRLESEADVIKRRIRGHIPVGTFMQVDKFQLFRYLKEQDNVLDSLEDVLDWISYREEPGIPEVHQKEFFLLIDSVIDPIEELSRMVAEARKYFKNYSDKQRTLVKEIIGNLRKQEHEADKAEDLVKKKVFNMEKDPVTVFHLVRLAETLGAIADHAENAGDMMRAMLSR; translated from the coding sequence ATGCGTATACCGTTCTTATCCCTGTTTATCACCTCGCCGTTTGACGGCCTGCAGGAACATGCTGAAAAAGTAAAGGAGTGTGCGTGGATTTTCCAGCACGCCATTGAATGCCATATGGTCCATAACTGCAAATCTTTCACAGGGCTTCGGGAGGAAGTCATACGGCTTGAGAGTGAGGCGGATGTCATCAAGCGGCGTATCCGGGGCCATATCCCCGTGGGAACCTTCATGCAGGTGGATAAATTCCAGCTCTTCCGGTATCTGAAGGAACAGGACAATGTGCTGGACTCGCTGGAGGATGTCCTTGACTGGATATCCTACCGTGAGGAGCCGGGAATTCCCGAAGTGCATCAGAAAGAATTTTTCCTCCTGATCGACTCGGTGATCGACCCCATCGAGGAGCTGAGCCGCATGGTGGCCGAGGCCAGAAAGTATTTCAAAAACTATTCGGACAAACAGCGGACTCTGGTCAAAGAGATTATCGGAAACCTCCGAAAGCAGGAGCATGAGGCGGACAAGGCCGAGGATCTGGTCAAGAAAAAGGTGTTCAATATGGAAAAGGATCCGGTCACCGTATTTCACCTGGTCCGTCTGGCCGAGACCCTCGGGGCCATTGCCGACCATGCGGAAAACGCAGGCGATATGATGCGGGCCATGCTTTCCCGGTAG
- a CDS encoding inorganic phosphate transporter has protein sequence MDAHYSILIIGYIFGFYMSWNIGANDVANSMASAVGAKAITIRQAVFIAGILNVLGATFIGSHVTNTIRKGIVSTEILGDPHLALIGALSALLASALWVSFATWKSLPVSTTHSIVGAMIGFGVMAGGFSVINWAKLGAVVVSWIISPLFSLVIAFCMFKIIVKLILIRENAFAQAIRLSPAFIGLTCFVVVLSFLFKTPLGKKLSLETPSALLVALILAVLLGFIGSKILRYYVRRDHSNGVEEIFRRIQIGTSCYVALAQGANDVANAIGPLAVIYFLVSTGSVGAKVPVPIHLLLFGGVGIACGISMAGHRVMKTLGTKITTLTNTRGFSVDFAAATTVLIASKMGLPVSTTHAAVGGVMGVGMAHGLEAVNFRIILQIVVYWVLTVPAAALTSVLIFKILEYIL, from the coding sequence ATGGATGCTCACTATTCTATCCTGATTATCGGGTATATTTTCGGCTTTTACATGTCCTGGAATATCGGGGCCAATGATGTGGCGAACTCCATGGCCTCGGCCGTGGGGGCAAAAGCCATCACCATCCGGCAGGCCGTCTTTATTGCGGGGATTCTGAACGTGCTGGGCGCGACATTTATCGGCTCCCATGTCACCAATACCATCCGGAAGGGGATTGTTTCCACGGAGATCCTCGGAGATCCTCACCTGGCGCTGATCGGGGCGCTGTCGGCCCTGCTGGCATCGGCCCTGTGGGTCTCATTCGCCACCTGGAAATCCCTGCCGGTCTCCACCACCCATTCCATTGTCGGGGCCATGATCGGATTCGGGGTGATGGCGGGCGGATTTTCGGTGATCAACTGGGCCAAACTGGGGGCTGTCGTGGTGAGCTGGATCATTTCTCCCCTGTTCAGCCTCGTCATCGCTTTCTGCATGTTCAAGATCATTGTGAAACTGATTCTCATCCGGGAAAATGCCTTTGCGCAGGCCATAAGATTATCACCTGCCTTTATCGGTCTGACCTGTTTTGTAGTGGTTCTCTCCTTTCTCTTTAAAACCCCGCTGGGTAAAAAGCTGTCTCTGGAAACGCCGTCTGCGCTGCTTGTGGCCCTGATACTGGCCGTTCTCCTGGGATTTATCGGCTCAAAAATTCTGAGATACTATGTCCGGCGCGATCATTCAAACGGGGTGGAGGAAATTTTCAGGCGGATTCAGATCGGAACCTCCTGCTATGTGGCACTGGCCCAGGGGGCCAACGATGTGGCCAACGCCATCGGGCCGCTGGCGGTGATCTATTTTCTGGTGAGCACCGGCAGCGTGGGCGCAAAGGTGCCGGTTCCGATTCACCTGCTCCTGTTCGGCGGGGTCGGAATTGCCTGCGGCATCAGCATGGCCGGCCACCGGGTCATGAAGACCCTGGGGACCAAGATCACAACCCTGACCAACACCCGCGGGTTTTCCGTGGATTTTGCGGCAGCCACCACTGTGCTCATCGCTTCGAAAATGGGACTTCCGGTCTCCACCACCCACGCCGCCGTCGGCGGCGTCATGGGGGTCGGGATGGCCCACGGTCTTGAAGCGGTAAACTTCAGGATCATCCTTCAGATCGTCGTTTACTGGGTACTGACCGTACCGGCAGCCGCCCTGACCAGTGTCCTCATATTTAAAATACTTGAATACATTCTGTAA